From the Lysobacter sp. FW306-1B-D06B genome, one window contains:
- a CDS encoding lipopolysaccharide biosynthesis protein, whose translation MLEWLVLHFCIAVAGTWLARRYAIRQALVDQPGERRSHTVATPRGGGIAIVISLLVAAAALGVRHPDQAPLMLAFGIGLLLVAGIGWVDDHRPLSPWLRLGVHVLASALFARVIGDAYDSVLVGIAAFAGTLVLTNVWNFMDGINGLAASQALIAALGLAALAGGAWSLLALALAAGCAGFLPFNFPRARIFMGDVGSGAIGFALGALCAVAGARLGDKATLVLLPVSVFLVDAGLTLLRRLLRGERWWTPHTQHAYQAWARGTGHGRVTLAYAAILLLVILLGWGVAPRDAFFIAGTTAAWYMCCAFFWLALQKKFSGAAS comes from the coding sequence ATGCTCGAATGGCTGGTGTTGCATTTCTGCATCGCGGTGGCGGGCACGTGGCTCGCGCGCCGTTACGCGATCCGGCAAGCGCTGGTGGACCAGCCCGGTGAGCGGCGCAGCCACACCGTGGCGACGCCGCGCGGCGGTGGCATCGCGATCGTGATCTCGCTGCTGGTCGCGGCGGCCGCGCTGGGAGTGCGCCATCCGGATCAGGCGCCTTTGATGCTCGCCTTCGGCATCGGGCTACTGCTCGTGGCGGGCATTGGCTGGGTGGACGATCACCGGCCGTTGTCACCGTGGTTGCGCCTGGGCGTCCATGTCCTGGCATCGGCGCTTTTCGCGCGGGTCATCGGCGATGCGTACGACTCGGTGCTGGTGGGCATTGCCGCATTCGCCGGAACGCTGGTGCTGACCAACGTCTGGAACTTCATGGACGGTATCAACGGCCTGGCCGCGAGCCAGGCGCTGATCGCGGCCCTGGGACTGGCCGCGCTGGCCGGCGGGGCCTGGAGCCTGTTGGCGCTGGCCCTGGCGGCAGGCTGCGCGGGCTTCCTTCCCTTCAATTTCCCGCGCGCGCGCATCTTCATGGGCGACGTAGGCAGCGGTGCGATCGGCTTTGCCCTGGGCGCCTTGTGCGCCGTGGCGGGCGCGCGCCTTGGCGACAAGGCGACACTGGTCCTGCTCCCGGTCTCGGTGTTCCTGGTCGACGCCGGCCTGACCCTCCTGCGTCGCCTCCTGCGAGGCGAGCGTTGGTGGACCCCTCATACACAGCATGCCTATCAGGCCTGGGCTCGAGGCACCGGTCACGGTCGCGTAACCCTTGCCTATGCAGCCATTTTGCTATTGGTCATACTTCTGGGCTGGGGGGTTGCACCGCGTGATGCGTTCTTCATCGCCGGTACCACAGCTGCGTGGTATATGTGCTGCGCTTTTTTTTGGCTTGCCCTGCAGAAGAAATTCTCGGGCGCAGCTTCCTGA
- a CDS encoding glycine zipper 2TM domain-containing protein: protein MFKRNPAGSMLIAMLLTLLAACATTTPGSMQGAVEVRSGVIEQITDVQISNTKTRGLGAVVGGALGLGVGSLIGGGTGRDVAMVLGTIGGAVTGNQVQRRNQQPIPGHDIIVRLTNGVLVSVTQEPTNLRVGQKVFIQGSGEDARVTPAK, encoded by the coding sequence ATGTTTAAGCGCAATCCCGCAGGTTCCATGTTGATCGCCATGTTGCTGACGCTGCTCGCGGCGTGCGCCACGACCACACCCGGCTCCATGCAGGGCGCCGTGGAAGTCCGCTCCGGCGTGATCGAGCAGATCACCGACGTCCAGATCTCCAACACCAAGACCCGGGGCCTGGGAGCAGTGGTCGGCGGCGCACTCGGCCTGGGCGTTGGCAGCCTGATCGGCGGCGGCACCGGGCGCGATGTGGCGATGGTGCTCGGCACGATCGGCGGCGCGGTCACCGGCAACCAGGTCCAGCGGCGCAACCAGCAGCCGATTCCGGGTCACGACATCATCGTGCGACTCACCAACGGCGTGCTCGTGTCGGTGACACAGGAGCCGACCAACCTGCGCGTCGGACAGAAGGTCTTCATCCAGGGCAGCGGCGAAGACGCCCGCGTGACGCCGGCGAAGTAA
- a CDS encoding tRNA-binding protein, which translates to MSETISWGDFEKVMLCAGTVQRVEEFPEARKPAWKLWVDFGPHGVRKTSAQVRHLYSAEDLVGRQIVGVINFPPKQVGPFISEFLLTGFPTDEGVVITTIERPVPNGTRMA; encoded by the coding sequence ATGAGCGAGACGATCAGCTGGGGCGACTTCGAAAAGGTGATGCTCTGCGCCGGCACAGTGCAGCGCGTGGAGGAGTTCCCCGAAGCACGCAAGCCCGCGTGGAAACTGTGGGTGGACTTCGGCCCGCATGGCGTGCGCAAGACCAGCGCGCAGGTCAGGCATCTTTACTCCGCCGAAGATCTCGTCGGCCGCCAGATCGTCGGCGTCATCAATTTTCCGCCCAAGCAGGTGGGACCGTTCATCTCGGAATTCCTGCTGACCGGATTCCCGACGGACGAGGGCGTGGTGATCACCACCATCGAGCGACCCGTCCCCAACGGAACCCGCATGGCCTGA
- a CDS encoding nucleoside-diphosphate sugar epimerase/dehydratase has product MSSWRDRLKGGLPRVAVVAHDLAMVWVVWQALHRLRWGIEANAPTIPLWSAEIALVLAAQGLVFWQVGLYRGLWRFAGVPDLWNILKASVLGLFAIVLGLFLYNRLGTVPRTVLVLYPLVLMGMLGAPRLLYRAWKDSRVESATKASVRILILGAGHAGEALVRDLRRSGTYQPVGFLDDAVRLRGSKVQGVPVLGRVQDVAEIARETAAKLLVIAMPSADANALQRVVVACERTGLPFRMVPKLQDVLEGRSLPGELKEVAIEDLLGRKPVLPDWKAIRGWLGARSVLVTGAGGSIGSELCRQCARHGARRIALIEIDELALTTTEAALKRDFPDLEYISVLGDCGDPAVIAHALKLAEPDAVFHAAAYKQVPLLELQLREAVRNNVLATETVARACRNSDVGTFVLISTDKAVDPVNVLGATKRLAEMACQSLAGQRATRFVTVRFGNVLDSAGSVVPLFREQIRAGGPVTVTDPEVTRFFMTIPEACQLILQASAIGTHEAIYTLDMGEPVPIRLLAEQMIRLAGKHPGRDIAVVYTGLRPGEKLHETLFHADERYRQTAHPKILQAEPRDVSAAHIDNAIGQLRDASVRYDLDLLGHLLRMAVPEFQPVGAHPDYQESATVVAFPARNARKV; this is encoded by the coding sequence ATGAGCTCATGGCGTGATCGGTTGAAAGGCGGCCTGCCGCGCGTTGCGGTGGTTGCGCACGATCTCGCGATGGTCTGGGTTGTTTGGCAGGCCCTGCATCGTCTGCGTTGGGGCATCGAGGCCAATGCGCCTACGATCCCGCTGTGGTCGGCCGAGATCGCCCTGGTCCTCGCGGCCCAGGGCCTGGTGTTCTGGCAGGTCGGCCTGTATCGAGGGCTTTGGCGCTTCGCCGGCGTTCCCGACCTTTGGAACATCCTGAAGGCATCGGTCCTGGGCTTGTTCGCCATCGTCCTGGGCCTGTTCCTCTACAACCGTCTGGGAACCGTCCCGCGCACCGTCCTGGTGCTGTATCCGCTCGTGCTGATGGGCATGCTCGGCGCGCCGCGACTGCTGTACCGCGCATGGAAGGACAGCCGCGTCGAATCGGCCACCAAGGCATCGGTGCGCATCCTCATTCTCGGCGCCGGGCATGCGGGTGAGGCGCTGGTGCGCGACCTGCGCCGTTCGGGTACCTATCAGCCGGTGGGTTTCCTCGACGACGCCGTGCGTCTGCGCGGGAGCAAGGTGCAAGGTGTGCCCGTGCTGGGCCGCGTGCAGGACGTTGCCGAGATCGCCCGCGAAACCGCGGCGAAGCTGCTGGTGATCGCCATGCCGTCCGCCGATGCCAATGCGCTGCAGCGCGTCGTGGTCGCCTGCGAACGCACCGGCCTGCCGTTCCGCATGGTGCCCAAGCTCCAGGATGTGCTCGAAGGCCGTTCGCTGCCGGGCGAGCTCAAGGAAGTCGCGATCGAAGACCTGCTCGGCCGCAAGCCCGTGCTTCCGGACTGGAAGGCGATTCGCGGCTGGCTCGGTGCGCGCTCGGTGCTGGTCACCGGTGCCGGTGGTTCGATCGGCTCGGAGCTGTGCCGTCAGTGCGCTCGTCACGGCGCGCGTCGCATCGCCCTGATCGAGATCGACGAACTTGCGCTGACCACGACCGAGGCCGCGCTCAAGCGCGACTTCCCGGACCTGGAGTACATCTCCGTCCTCGGTGACTGCGGCGATCCGGCCGTGATCGCGCACGCGCTCAAGCTCGCCGAGCCCGATGCCGTATTCCATGCAGCCGCGTACAAGCAGGTGCCGTTGCTCGAATTGCAGTTGCGAGAGGCGGTGCGCAACAACGTGTTGGCCACGGAGACCGTCGCCCGCGCTTGCCGTAACTCGGACGTGGGCACCTTCGTCCTCATCTCCACCGACAAGGCGGTCGATCCGGTCAACGTGCTGGGTGCGACCAAGCGGCTTGCCGAGATGGCCTGCCAGTCGCTGGCCGGCCAGCGCGCCACGCGCTTTGTGACCGTGCGGTTCGGCAACGTGCTCGATTCGGCCGGCAGCGTCGTGCCGCTGTTCCGCGAACAGATCCGCGCCGGTGGCCCGGTCACCGTGACCGATCCGGAGGTCACGCGATTCTTCATGACCATCCCCGAAGCCTGCCAGCTGATCCTGCAGGCCTCGGCGATCGGCACGCATGAAGCCATCTACACCCTCGACATGGGCGAGCCCGTGCCGATCCGCCTGCTCGCAGAGCAGATGATCCGCTTGGCTGGCAAGCATCCTGGGCGCGACATTGCCGTGGTTTACACCGGTCTGCGGCCCGGTGAAAAATTGCACGAGACGCTTTTCCACGCGGATGAGCGCTACCGTCAAACGGCACATCCCAAGATCCTGCAGGCCGAGCCGCGAGATGTTTCGGCCGCGCATATCGACAACGCGATCGGGCAGCTGCGCGACGCGAGTGTCCGTTACGACCTGGACCTGCTCGGCCACCTTCTGCGGATGGCCGTGCCGGAGTTCCAGCCGGTGGGTGCACATCCTGATTACCAGGAATCGGCCACCGTGGTGGCGTTTCCCGCACGTAACGCCAGGAAGGTTTGA
- a CDS encoding acetyl-CoA C-acyltransferase, whose product MTKQIQDAYIVAATRTPVGKAPRGVFRNTRPDEMLAHVLKSVVAQAPGIDLGRIDDAIIGCAMPEGEQGMNVARIGALLAGLPNTIAAQTINRFCSSGLQAVAMAADQIRLGNADLMLAGGTESMSMVPMMGNKVALSPQVFAKDENVAIAYGMGITAEKVAEEWKVSREEQDAFALASHQKAIAAIQAGEFKSEITPYEVISRIPDLAGNLVRVKKSIVEIDEGPRPDSSIEGLAKLKPVFRNGQFGGSVTAGNSSQMSDGAAGVLLASEQAIKDYGLTPLARFVSFSVAGVRPEVMGIGPIAAIPKALKQAGLTKDQLDWIELNEAFAAQALAVIRDSGLDPSKVNPLGGAIALGHPLGATGAIRTATIVHGMRRRQQKYGMVTMCIGTGMGAAGIFEAF is encoded by the coding sequence ATGACCAAGCAAATCCAAGACGCCTACATCGTCGCCGCCACCCGCACTCCGGTCGGCAAGGCGCCGCGCGGCGTGTTCCGCAATACCCGTCCCGACGAAATGCTCGCCCACGTGCTCAAGTCCGTGGTCGCGCAGGCACCGGGCATCGACCTGGGCCGCATCGACGACGCGATCATCGGCTGCGCCATGCCCGAAGGCGAGCAAGGCATGAACGTGGCGCGCATCGGCGCGCTGCTGGCCGGCCTGCCCAACACCATCGCCGCGCAGACCATCAACCGTTTCTGCTCGTCCGGCCTGCAGGCCGTGGCGATGGCGGCCGACCAGATCCGTCTGGGCAACGCCGACCTCATGCTCGCCGGCGGCACCGAGTCGATGTCGATGGTGCCGATGATGGGCAACAAGGTCGCGCTCAGTCCGCAGGTCTTCGCAAAGGACGAGAATGTCGCCATCGCCTACGGCATGGGCATCACCGCCGAGAAGGTCGCCGAGGAATGGAAGGTCTCGCGCGAGGAGCAGGACGCGTTCGCGCTCGCTTCGCACCAGAAGGCCATCGCGGCGATCCAGGCCGGTGAGTTCAAGAGCGAAATCACGCCGTATGAAGTGATCTCGCGCATTCCCGACCTGGCCGGCAACCTCGTGCGCGTCAAGAAGTCGATCGTCGAGATCGACGAAGGCCCGCGCCCGGATTCGTCGATCGAAGGACTCGCCAAGCTCAAGCCCGTGTTCCGCAACGGCCAGTTCGGCGGCAGCGTCACCGCGGGCAACAGCTCGCAGATGAGCGATGGCGCGGCCGGCGTGCTGCTTGCGTCGGAACAGGCGATCAAGGACTACGGCCTGACACCGCTCGCGCGCTTCGTCAGCTTCTCCGTCGCCGGCGTACGGCCGGAAGTGATGGGCATCGGCCCGATCGCGGCGATCCCGAAGGCGCTCAAGCAGGCGGGTCTGACGAAGGATCAGCTGGACTGGATCGAGCTCAACGAAGCCTTCGCCGCGCAGGCGCTGGCGGTCATCCGCGACAGCGGCCTGGATCCGTCCAAGGTCAATCCGCTGGGCGGCGCGATCGCACTGGGCCACCCGCTGGGCGCGACCGGTGCGATCCGCACCGCGACCATCGTGCACGGCATGCGTCGCCGCCAGCAGAAGTACGGCATGGTGACGATGTGCATCGGCACCGGCATGGGCGCGGCGGGTATTTTCGAAGCGTTCTGA
- a CDS encoding integration host factor subunit beta, with translation MPARACMTKSELIEILSQRQAHLKGEDVDLAVKALLEMMGGSLATGERIEIRGFGSFSLHYRPPRLGRNPKTGESVALPGKHVPHFKPGKELRERVSGVVPLDEAE, from the coding sequence ATTCCAGCCCGAGCGTGCATGACCAAGTCCGAACTCATCGAGATCCTCTCCCAGCGTCAGGCCCATCTGAAGGGCGAGGACGTGGATCTGGCGGTGAAGGCGCTCCTGGAAATGATGGGAGGCTCGCTCGCCACCGGAGAGCGGATCGAAATCCGCGGCTTCGGCAGTTTTTCCCTGCATTACCGTCCGCCGCGCCTGGGTCGTAACCCGAAGACGGGCGAGTCCGTCGCGCTGCCGGGCAAGCACGTCCCGCACTTCAAGCCCGGCAAGGAACTGCGCGAGCGCGTCAGCGGCGTGGTGCCGCTGGACGAAGCCGAGTAG
- a CDS encoding FAD-binding oxidoreductase encodes MQAAAYPPAAKVSMAMTGLSSNYYTATVPERELGFGQLRGASSASVCVVGGGFAGLNTALGLVERGVRDVVLLESHRVGFGASGRNGGFVFGGFSRGEDSLMRELGPDRARRLYTGTTQAVELIRARTDRYAIDCDRVDAGVLWANWFRDPRVLRERQALLQRNYDVHWEWVATENLRARVRTQRYHDGLFEPQAFHFHPLKYARGIARAAMAQGVAIHEQSPAIALERNGRGWRVRTPDGAVEADQVVLACGGYLAGLREEVDAGVLPIATYVMVTQPLDARLDEIMTTRAAVYDTRFAFDYYRPLPDTRLLWGGRISVRDRSPAEVEKLLYADMLKVFPQLDGVRIDHAWSGLMSYARHQMPQLGAIDDGLWLAQAFGGHGVAPTTFAGELLASAIAQGDERWRELSHYGLVSAMKPVGFIGAQLSYWWAELQDEWKDRVERARAG; translated from the coding sequence ATGCAAGCGGCCGCGTATCCGCCGGCCGCGAAGGTGTCCATGGCGATGACCGGCCTGAGTTCCAACTACTACACCGCGACCGTCCCCGAGCGTGAGCTCGGGTTCGGCCAGCTGCGTGGCGCGAGTTCCGCGAGCGTGTGCGTGGTCGGAGGCGGGTTCGCCGGCCTCAACACCGCGCTGGGCCTGGTCGAACGCGGGGTGCGCGATGTCGTCCTGCTGGAGTCGCACCGGGTGGGCTTTGGCGCGTCGGGGCGCAACGGCGGTTTCGTGTTCGGCGGGTTCTCGCGCGGCGAGGACAGCCTGATGCGTGAGCTGGGGCCCGATCGCGCGCGCCGCCTCTATACCGGTACCACGCAGGCGGTCGAACTGATCCGCGCCCGCACCGATCGTTACGCCATCGATTGCGACCGCGTCGACGCGGGCGTGCTGTGGGCCAACTGGTTCCGTGATCCTCGCGTGCTGCGTGAGCGACAGGCGCTGCTGCAGCGGAACTACGACGTGCATTGGGAATGGGTTGCGACTGAAAACCTGCGCGCACGGGTGCGGACGCAGCGCTACCACGATGGCCTCTTCGAGCCCCAGGCCTTCCATTTCCACCCACTGAAGTACGCACGTGGGATTGCCCGTGCGGCGATGGCGCAGGGTGTCGCGATCCACGAACAGTCGCCCGCCATCGCGCTGGAACGCAATGGTCGGGGATGGCGCGTGCGCACCCCTGATGGTGCGGTGGAGGCGGACCAGGTCGTGCTCGCCTGTGGCGGCTATCTGGCCGGATTGCGTGAGGAAGTGGATGCCGGCGTGCTGCCGATCGCGACCTATGTGATGGTGACGCAGCCTCTGGACGCGCGTCTGGACGAGATCATGACCACGCGCGCGGCCGTTTATGACACGCGCTTCGCTTTCGATTACTACCGCCCGTTGCCCGATACGCGGCTGCTGTGGGGCGGGCGCATTTCGGTGCGCGACCGTTCCCCAGCGGAAGTGGAGAAGCTGCTCTACGCCGACATGCTCAAGGTGTTCCCGCAACTGGATGGCGTGCGCATCGATCACGCCTGGTCCGGGCTGATGAGCTATGCGCGGCACCAGATGCCGCAACTGGGCGCGATCGATGATGGGCTGTGGTTGGCGCAGGCATTCGGTGGGCACGGAGTCGCACCGACGACGTTCGCGGGCGAACTGCTGGCCAGCGCAATCGCGCAGGGCGACGAACGCTGGCGCGAACTGAGCCACTATGGGCTGGTATCGGCGATGAAGCCCGTCGGCTTCATCGGCGCGCAACTGAGCTACTGGTGGGCCGAACTCCAGGACGAATGGAAAGACCGCGTGGAGCGGGCGAGGGCAGGATGA
- a CDS encoding lipopolysaccharide assembly protein LapA domain-containing protein has protein sequence MRLLRFLIAIACLAAGAIVGALNRAPVMVDLGFSRLSTNLGVSLLVALLLGVLIGGLAISASVVLPLRRRLARAERPGANIAPTSGS, from the coding sequence ATGCGCCTGCTCCGTTTCCTCATCGCGATCGCGTGTCTGGCGGCAGGTGCCATCGTGGGCGCGTTGAATCGCGCGCCGGTGATGGTCGATCTGGGATTCTCGCGGTTGTCGACCAACCTCGGCGTGTCGCTGCTGGTCGCACTGCTGTTGGGCGTGCTGATCGGTGGTCTGGCGATCAGCGCCAGCGTGGTCCTGCCGTTGCGCCGTCGCCTGGCGCGCGCCGAACGTCCGGGTGCGAACATCGCGCCCACTTCCGGAAGTTGA
- the galU gene encoding UTP--glucose-1-phosphate uridylyltransferase GalU, which produces MSARIRKAVFPVAGLGTRFLPATKTVPKEMLPIIDRPLIQYAVDEAIEAGCDTLIFVTNRYKHAVADYFDKAYELEQKLERSGKTEQLELVRNVLPEGVRAVFVTQAEALGLGHAVLCAKPVVGDEPFAVLLPDDLIWNRGPGALKQMADAAEATGASMIAVQDVPHEQTASYGIVATDPFQSRQGRIRGIVEKPKPEVAPSNLAVVGRYVLNPRIFSLLESTQPGAGGEIQLTDAIAALLQEEAVNAYRFQGTRFDCGTHIGLIEATIRYALDHEKLSDSARQLMQNALSELGVEELG; this is translated from the coding sequence ATGTCCGCACGCATTCGCAAGGCTGTTTTCCCGGTCGCCGGTCTGGGGACCCGCTTTCTCCCGGCCACCAAGACGGTTCCGAAGGAAATGCTGCCGATCATCGATCGGCCGCTGATCCAGTACGCGGTCGATGAGGCCATCGAGGCCGGTTGCGACACGCTGATCTTCGTGACCAACCGCTACAAGCACGCCGTCGCGGACTACTTCGACAAGGCCTACGAGCTTGAGCAGAAGCTTGAGCGCAGCGGCAAGACCGAACAGCTGGAACTGGTGCGCAACGTGCTCCCCGAAGGCGTGCGCGCAGTGTTCGTTACCCAGGCCGAAGCGCTGGGCCTGGGCCATGCCGTGTTGTGCGCGAAGCCGGTCGTGGGCGATGAGCCCTTCGCCGTGTTGCTGCCGGACGATCTCATCTGGAATCGCGGCCCGGGTGCACTCAAGCAGATGGCGGACGCGGCCGAAGCCACGGGCGCGAGCATGATCGCCGTGCAGGATGTTCCGCATGAGCAGACCGCGAGCTACGGCATCGTGGCTACCGACCCGTTCCAGTCGCGCCAGGGTCGCATCCGCGGCATCGTCGAGAAGCCCAAGCCCGAAGTGGCACCGAGCAACCTCGCCGTTGTAGGCCGCTACGTGCTCAATCCGCGCATTTTCTCGCTGCTGGAGTCCACGCAGCCCGGTGCCGGCGGCGAGATCCAGCTGACCGACGCCATCGCGGCGCTGCTGCAGGAAGAGGCGGTCAACGCGTACCGCTTCCAGGGCACGCGCTTCGACTGCGGCACGCACATTGGCCTCATCGAAGCCACGATCCGCTATGCGCTCGACCACGAGAAGCTGAGCGATTCGGCGCGTCAGCTGATGCAGAACGCGCTGTCCGAACTGGGCGTCGAAGAGCTGGGCTGA
- the lapB gene encoding lipopolysaccharide assembly protein LapB, whose amino-acid sequence MAFISEWFWFFLLLPIAAVSGWIIGRRGGERHSDTQVSRLSTTYFRGLNYLLNEQPDKAIELFLHIAELDKDTFETQVALGHLFRRRGEVDRAIRLHQALVQRPGLSDQQRVQALLALGEDYMRSGLLDRAETVFSDLVALDMRAPLALRHLIGIYQSERDWDKAIENARRYEEATGEPMGKLIAQFECELADRHRVAGDTDAAREAVKRAYEADANSVRAGMIEGRLEVDAGNDAGAIRAFERVARVDPDYLPEILPSLLDCYARVGDATGARAFLAEMTEHYRGIAPVLALTRMVEGEEGVPAARAYLARQLKDRPSVRGEAALIDLTLAEGADPAATLHDLKHITDQLLVRNPSYRCNRCGFGARSHHWQCPSCKEWGTIKPLLNYAVV is encoded by the coding sequence ATGGCTTTCATCAGTGAGTGGTTCTGGTTCTTTCTTCTGCTGCCCATCGCGGCGGTCAGTGGCTGGATCATCGGCCGTCGTGGCGGCGAGCGGCATAGCGACACACAGGTCAGCCGGCTCTCGACGACCTACTTCCGCGGCCTGAACTACCTGCTCAACGAACAGCCCGACAAAGCGATCGAGCTGTTCCTGCACATCGCCGAACTCGACAAGGACACTTTCGAAACCCAGGTCGCGCTCGGCCATCTGTTCCGTCGTCGCGGCGAGGTCGATCGCGCGATCCGTCTGCACCAGGCGCTGGTGCAGCGTCCGGGCCTGAGCGACCAGCAGCGCGTGCAGGCGTTGCTCGCGCTGGGCGAGGATTACATGCGCTCGGGTCTGCTCGATCGCGCCGAGACCGTCTTCTCCGATCTGGTCGCGCTGGACATGCGCGCGCCGCTGGCACTGCGTCATCTCATCGGCATCTACCAGTCCGAGCGCGACTGGGACAAGGCGATCGAGAATGCTCGCCGCTACGAAGAGGCCACGGGCGAGCCCATGGGCAAGCTCATCGCCCAGTTCGAATGCGAGCTGGCCGATCGCCATCGTGTTGCAGGCGACACCGACGCCGCGCGCGAAGCGGTCAAGCGCGCCTACGAGGCCGATGCCAACTCTGTTCGTGCCGGCATGATCGAGGGGCGTTTGGAAGTGGACGCAGGCAACGACGCCGGCGCGATCCGCGCATTCGAACGCGTGGCGCGTGTGGATCCGGACTACCTGCCGGAGATCCTGCCGTCGCTGCTGGATTGCTATGCCCGCGTGGGCGATGCCACCGGCGCGCGCGCGTTCCTGGCCGAAATGACCGAGCACTACCGCGGCATCGCGCCGGTGCTTGCGCTTACGCGCATGGTCGAAGGCGAAGAGGGTGTGCCGGCGGCACGCGCATACCTGGCGCGCCAGCTGAAGGATCGTCCTTCGGTGCGAGGCGAAGCGGCGCTGATCGACCTGACCCTGGCCGAAGGTGCCGATCCTGCGGCCACGCTGCACGATCTGAAGCACATCACCGACCAGTTGCTCGTGCGCAATCCGAGCTACCGGTGCAACCGTTGCGGTTTCGGTGCGCGCAGCCACCACTGGCAGTGCCCGAGCTGCAAGGAGTGGGGCACGATCAAGCCGCTGCTGAACTACGCGGTGGTCTGA